A part of Kryptolebias marmoratus isolate JLee-2015 linkage group LG8, ASM164957v2, whole genome shotgun sequence genomic DNA contains:
- the ccdc30 gene encoding coiled-coil domain-containing protein 30 isoform X5, with protein MEEAVWSAQAYSEDISRDRNERQRLERDLEEASRRLAMAHQDIRRLTNELDEAKNNNQNTSGCELQGTVQELENLKKEVDKLKHGDVMKLQQAKEQNDRLDAENRTLREKVHIVESEKRNLLDRLTKYDSAREDLRDKNSEPENSVPGQDKAQIHKRCQEAVEDGLVQVRELQRQLQRLRKEQEELEERNEELEALLGEAQNTSKEERHRHEGELEGLHRRIRSLEAELKKQDTQEKLLKNGEDVKPAESYLQLHLRDSTQERMALLDARLTEEKEWRKQLEMDLSAAQTALKKDKEALQIGERELKKLRLEVSGLQTECQQGKTLIKSLTQVKGEKAVLEEKVAQMERAHGRLQADLERCRDSNQTQIDFRENRFHSEQQQEHTDRLAAELSSLQTAHNALRDEMASERLKTAELQAELSSTVQQKLAAEGERERLELEVQRLNKLLLWHQEQLSSAKEALSRSQKPDLQTASTESRLSPVQNAKSEGLAQLSSSKKELNRLQNKLEEERQLASQHQMGLQAQLNEAQAHIKSQDSLLSQKTEEAKQMKQDVQRAQSLFTSAERELRYEKEKNTDLKRHNTLLEQEKLKLCAELKQTQVKLAQAEQKVQSQAAECERQQQKLRELELELARSSSRHGAAAGLQEELQAERVRLVAADKKVLELQQQLKNAQHQLRIEEARAGESSRLERDSRDLSDSLSSLRAQQQEEHITRKLLEQREEELQQQVRSLRLKETSLNRTNTELSHRVQQLDTRLSILEAELNKTREEAKNSQMSNHKLHEELVASQQERERLQEELQQVLLQLDAHVRKYNNKQSQHRSKLHQAKQIFLKATAQRDSTIQKLENDLLLASSLSHKEKERINTVMMENEKLLEEKRELLRKISEAEEMGSKGMRTASTVQHRVNVLEVENRQLQDRTLKLSNQVSSLERALRNVESFYSLENAKKAVTSDGLSESFLHASTLSLTSGFCDRAGILDTICRAKVTKRVMLDSTSAASASTQQPPEQGYLNLTSPMVTPISTRAAEESPSESGQV; from the exons ATGGAAGAAGCTGTTTGGTCTGCGCAG GCCTACAGCGAGGACATTTCCAGGGATCGAAATGAGCGGCAGCGGCTGGAGCGAGACCTGgaggaggcgtccaggaggctgGCGATGGCTCATCAGGATATCCGCAGACTCACCAACGAGTTGGATGAagccaaaaacaacaatcaaaacaCTAGTG GATGTGAGCTTCAGGGAACAGTCCAAGAATTGGAGAACCTGAAGAAGGAAGTGGACAAACTGAAACACGGCG ATGTGATGAAGCTGCAGCAAGCCAAAGAGCAAAATGACCGCCTGGATGCTGAGAACAGGACTCTCCGCGAGAAAGTTCACATCGTAGAGTCAGAGAAAAGAAATCTCCTGGATCGG ctgACAAAATATGATTCGGCCAGAGAGGATCTGAGGGACAAGAACAGTGAACCGGAAAACAGTGTGCCAGGCCAGGACAAGGCTCAGATCCACAAACG GTGTCAGGAGGCAGTGGAAGATGGACTGGTTCAGGTGAGAGAGCTGCAACGGCAGCTCCAGCGGCTGCggaaggagcaggaggagctggaggaaagGAATGAGGAGCTGGAGGCCCTGCTGGGGGAGGCTCAAAATACCAGCAAGGAGGAGAGGCACCGTCATGAGGGAGAACTGGAGGGACTGCACAGAAGG ATCAGAAGCCtggaggcagagctgaaaaagCAGGACACCCAAGAAAAACTGTTGAAGAATGGCGAGGACGTTAAACCCGCCGAGTCCTACTTGCAGTTG CACCTCAGGGACAGCACCCAGGAAAGAATGGCTCTGCTGGATGCCCGCCTGACTGAGGAGAAGGAGTggaggaaacagctggagatggACCTCAGTGCTGCTCAGACTGCActcaaaaaggacaaagaa GCTTTGCAGATCGGTGAGCGGGAGCTAAAGAAACTCAGACTTGAGGTCAGCGGCCTTCAGACCGAATGCCAGCAGGGGAAAACGCTCATTAAAAGCCTGACTCAAGTAAAGggagaaaaagcagttttagaaGAAAAG GTGGCCCAGATGGAGCGCGCCCACGGCAGGCTCCAGGCCGACCTGGAGCGCTGCAGAGACAGTAACCAGACGCAGATAGACTTCAGGGAAAACAGGTTCCActctgagcagcagcaggaacacaCTGACCGCCTGGCAGCTGAACTCAGCAGCCTCCAGACGGCACACAACGCTCTGAG GGATGAGATGGCCTCAGAACGACTGAAGACGGCTGAACTTCAAGCCGAGCTGAGCTCCACCGTTCAGCAGAAGCTAGCAGCTGAAGGGGAAAGGGAGAGACTGGAGCTCGAGGTGCAGCGTCTTAATAAGCTGCTTCTGTGGCATCAGGAGCAGCTCTCCTCTGCGAAGGAAGCCCTGAGTCGCAGCCAGAAGCCAGATCTGCAAACGGCCAGCACCGAATCAAGGCTCAGTCCTGTGCAGAACGCCAAGTCTGAGGGTTTGGCTCAG CTTTCATCTTCGAAGAAAGAGCTGAATCGTCTTCAGAAtaagctggaggaggagcggcAGCTGGCCTCTCAGCATCAAATGGGGCTTCAGGCTCAGCTTAATGAAGCCCAGGCACATATCAAG TCCCAAGATTCACTGCTGAGCCAAAAGACAGAAGAGGCGAAACAGATGAAACAGGACGTGCAGAGGGCTCAGAGCCTGTTTACTTCAGCTGAGAGAGAGCTGCGCTACGAGAAGGAGAAGAACACGGATCTGAAGAGACACAACACGCTGCTGGAGCAGGAAAAACTCAAA CTTTGTGCAGAACTGAAGCAGACCCAGGTGAAGCTGGCCCAGGCGGAGCAGAAAGTCCAAAGCCAGGCCGCTGAGTGCGAacggcagcagcagaaactcagagagctggagctggagctggcaCGCAGCAGCTCGCGCCACGGCGCCGCCGCCGGCCTGCAGGAGGAGTTACAGGCAGAGAGGGTACGCCTCGTCGCCGCTGACAAGAAG GtgttggagctgcagcagcagctgaagaatGCCCAGCACCAGCTGCGGATAGAGGAAGCTCGGGCCGGCGAGAGCAGCCGGCTGGAGAGGGACAGCAGGGACCTGTCCGACAGCTTGTCTTCGCTGAGAGcccagcagcaggaggagcacaTCACCAG GAAGCTGTTAGAGCAGCGtgaagaggagctgcagcagcaggtgcGCTCTCTGAGGCTGAAGGAGACGTCTCTGAACCGGACAAACACAGAGCTCAGCCACCGTGTCCAACAGCTGGACACTCGTCTGTCCATCCTGGAGGCTGAGCTGAACAAGACaagagaggag GCAAAAAACAGCCAGATGTCAAACCACAAACTGCATGAGGAGCTGGTGGCCAGTCAGCAGGAGCGTGaaaggctgcaggaggagctgcagcaggttctcCTGCAACTAGATGCCCACGTCAG GAagtacaacaacaaacagagtCAGCACAGGAGCAAGCTGCATCAGGCCAAGCAGATTTTTCTTAAAGCCACGGCTCAGAGGGACTCGACCATCCAGAAACTAGAGAACGACCTGCTGCTGGCCTCCAGTCTCTCCCACAAG GAGAAGGAGCGGATCAATACGGTGATGATGGAGAACgagaagctgctggaggaaaaaaggGAGCTGCTGCGGAAGATAAGCGAGGCAGAAGAAATGGGCAGCAAAGGCATGAGGACCGCCTCTACAGTCCAGCACAG GGTTAACGTCTTAGAGGTGGAAAACAGGCAGCTACAGGACAGAACCTTGAAGCTCTCCAACCAGGTCAGCTCCTTAGAACGAGCTCTGAGGAACGTCGAGTCCTTCTACAGTCTGGAG AATGCCAAGAAAGCGGTGACCTCGGATGGGCTCTCTGAGAGCTTCCTGCATGCGTCAACACTGAG TCTGACCTCAGGCTTCTGCGACCGCGCGGGCATCCTGGACACGATCTGTCGGGCCAAGGTGACCAAGCGTGTGATGCTGGACAGCACGAGCGCGGCGTCGGCCTCCACGCAGCAGCCGCCTGAGCAGGGGTACCTGAACCTCACATCCCCGATGGTTACCCCAATCTCCACGCGAGCCGCAGAGGAGAGCCCCAGCGAGAGCGGCCAGGTCTGA
- the ccdc30 gene encoding coiled-coil domain-containing protein 30 isoform X1, protein MDHEQVRTELDQISKRLQENGVPPEASVEERQRHLWQQLLSGEAKLQSATQDLQTLRTQQANEMKEVESYVAHIRALLEERECLTAEYERDNEELRHELHQIKRQQDSQGKELAEMLAQEDLGEIGLSTPSEQVAYLLVERATLLERLEAAEGKLESQSLAGNLKDCDHQEHLRHVMGEDLRQQREDMQNTIDGTTKQSPSQSPWKKLFGLRRSGQSKHNVAPAYSEDISRDRNERQRLERDLEEASRRLAMAHQDIRRLTNELDEAKNNNQNTSGCELQGTVQELENLKKEVDKLKHGDVMKLQQAKEQNDRLDAENRTLREKVHIVESEKRNLLDRLTKYDSAREDLRDKNSEPENSVPGQDKAQIHKRCQEAVEDGLVQVRELQRQLQRLRKEQEELEERNEELEALLGEAQNTSKEERHRHEGELEGLHRRIRSLEAELKKQDTQEKLLKNGEDVKPAESYLQLHLRDSTQERMALLDARLTEEKEWRKQLEMDLSAAQTALKKDKEALQIGERELKKLRLEVSGLQTECQQGKTLIKSLTQVKGEKAVLEEKVAQMERAHGRLQADLERCRDSNQTQIDFRENRFHSEQQQEHTDRLAAELSSLQTAHNALRDEMASERLKTAELQAELSSTVQQKLAAEGERERLELEVQRLNKLLLWHQEQLSSAKEALSRSQKPDLQTASTESRLSPVQNAKSEGLAQLSSSKKELNRLQNKLEEERQLASQHQMGLQAQLNEAQAHIKSQDSLLSQKTEEAKQMKQDVQRAQSLFTSAERELRYEKEKNTDLKRHNTLLEQEKLKLCAELKQTQVKLAQAEQKVQSQAAECERQQQKLRELELELARSSSRHGAAAGLQEELQAERVRLVAADKKVLELQQQLKNAQHQLRIEEARAGESSRLERDSRDLSDSLSSLRAQQQEEHITRKLLEQREEELQQQVRSLRLKETSLNRTNTELSHRVQQLDTRLSILEAELNKTREEAKNSQMSNHKLHEELVASQQERERLQEELQQVLLQLDAHVRKYNNKQSQHRSKLHQAKQIFLKATAQRDSTIQKLENDLLLASSLSHKEKERINTVMMENEKLLEEKRELLRKISEAEEMGSKGMRTASTVQHRVNVLEVENRQLQDRTLKLSNQVSSLERALRNVESFYSLENAKKAVTSDGLSESFLHASTLSLTSGFCDRAGILDTICRAKVTKRVMLDSTSAASASTQQPPEQGYLNLTSPMVTPISTRAAEESPSESGQV, encoded by the exons ATGGATCATGAACAG GTTAGGACGGAGCTGGACCAGATTTCGAAGCGGCTTCAGGAGAATGGTGTGCCTCCAGAGGCGAGCGTGGAGGAGCGGCAGCGACATCTGTGGCAACAGCTGCTCAGCGGCGAGGCGAAGCTTCAGTCAGCCACGCAGGACCTGCAGACTCTCCGCACCCAGCAGGCCAACGAAATGAAGGAG GTGGAAAGCTATGTTGCACATATCCGTGCGCTGCTGGAGGAGCGTGAGTGTCTGACTGCAGAGTATGAGAGAGACAACGAAGAGCTGCGACACGAACTTCACCAGATCAAACGTCAACAAG actcTCAGGGTAAGGAGCTGGCTGAAATGTTGGCTCAGGAGGACCTGGGGGAGATCGGTCTGAGCACCCCCAGCGAGCAGGTGGCTTACCTGCTGGTGGAAAGAGCTACCCTGTTGGAGCGGCTGGAGGCTGCGGAGGGGAAACTGGAAAGCCAGAGCCTCGCTGGTAACTTGAAGGACTGCGACcaccag GAGCACCTCCGCCACGTGATGGGAGAGGACCTAcggcagcagagagaggacatgcaGAACACCATAGACGGCACGACAAAG CAGTCTCCGTCCCAGAGTCCATGGAAGAAGCTGTTTGGTCTGCGCAGGTCTGGTCAGAGCAAACACAATGTGGCTCCT GCCTACAGCGAGGACATTTCCAGGGATCGAAATGAGCGGCAGCGGCTGGAGCGAGACCTGgaggaggcgtccaggaggctgGCGATGGCTCATCAGGATATCCGCAGACTCACCAACGAGTTGGATGAagccaaaaacaacaatcaaaacaCTAGTG GATGTGAGCTTCAGGGAACAGTCCAAGAATTGGAGAACCTGAAGAAGGAAGTGGACAAACTGAAACACGGCG ATGTGATGAAGCTGCAGCAAGCCAAAGAGCAAAATGACCGCCTGGATGCTGAGAACAGGACTCTCCGCGAGAAAGTTCACATCGTAGAGTCAGAGAAAAGAAATCTCCTGGATCGG ctgACAAAATATGATTCGGCCAGAGAGGATCTGAGGGACAAGAACAGTGAACCGGAAAACAGTGTGCCAGGCCAGGACAAGGCTCAGATCCACAAACG GTGTCAGGAGGCAGTGGAAGATGGACTGGTTCAGGTGAGAGAGCTGCAACGGCAGCTCCAGCGGCTGCggaaggagcaggaggagctggaggaaagGAATGAGGAGCTGGAGGCCCTGCTGGGGGAGGCTCAAAATACCAGCAAGGAGGAGAGGCACCGTCATGAGGGAGAACTGGAGGGACTGCACAGAAGG ATCAGAAGCCtggaggcagagctgaaaaagCAGGACACCCAAGAAAAACTGTTGAAGAATGGCGAGGACGTTAAACCCGCCGAGTCCTACTTGCAGTTG CACCTCAGGGACAGCACCCAGGAAAGAATGGCTCTGCTGGATGCCCGCCTGACTGAGGAGAAGGAGTggaggaaacagctggagatggACCTCAGTGCTGCTCAGACTGCActcaaaaaggacaaagaa GCTTTGCAGATCGGTGAGCGGGAGCTAAAGAAACTCAGACTTGAGGTCAGCGGCCTTCAGACCGAATGCCAGCAGGGGAAAACGCTCATTAAAAGCCTGACTCAAGTAAAGggagaaaaagcagttttagaaGAAAAG GTGGCCCAGATGGAGCGCGCCCACGGCAGGCTCCAGGCCGACCTGGAGCGCTGCAGAGACAGTAACCAGACGCAGATAGACTTCAGGGAAAACAGGTTCCActctgagcagcagcaggaacacaCTGACCGCCTGGCAGCTGAACTCAGCAGCCTCCAGACGGCACACAACGCTCTGAG GGATGAGATGGCCTCAGAACGACTGAAGACGGCTGAACTTCAAGCCGAGCTGAGCTCCACCGTTCAGCAGAAGCTAGCAGCTGAAGGGGAAAGGGAGAGACTGGAGCTCGAGGTGCAGCGTCTTAATAAGCTGCTTCTGTGGCATCAGGAGCAGCTCTCCTCTGCGAAGGAAGCCCTGAGTCGCAGCCAGAAGCCAGATCTGCAAACGGCCAGCACCGAATCAAGGCTCAGTCCTGTGCAGAACGCCAAGTCTGAGGGTTTGGCTCAG CTTTCATCTTCGAAGAAAGAGCTGAATCGTCTTCAGAAtaagctggaggaggagcggcAGCTGGCCTCTCAGCATCAAATGGGGCTTCAGGCTCAGCTTAATGAAGCCCAGGCACATATCAAG TCCCAAGATTCACTGCTGAGCCAAAAGACAGAAGAGGCGAAACAGATGAAACAGGACGTGCAGAGGGCTCAGAGCCTGTTTACTTCAGCTGAGAGAGAGCTGCGCTACGAGAAGGAGAAGAACACGGATCTGAAGAGACACAACACGCTGCTGGAGCAGGAAAAACTCAAA CTTTGTGCAGAACTGAAGCAGACCCAGGTGAAGCTGGCCCAGGCGGAGCAGAAAGTCCAAAGCCAGGCCGCTGAGTGCGAacggcagcagcagaaactcagagagctggagctggagctggcaCGCAGCAGCTCGCGCCACGGCGCCGCCGCCGGCCTGCAGGAGGAGTTACAGGCAGAGAGGGTACGCCTCGTCGCCGCTGACAAGAAG GtgttggagctgcagcagcagctgaagaatGCCCAGCACCAGCTGCGGATAGAGGAAGCTCGGGCCGGCGAGAGCAGCCGGCTGGAGAGGGACAGCAGGGACCTGTCCGACAGCTTGTCTTCGCTGAGAGcccagcagcaggaggagcacaTCACCAG GAAGCTGTTAGAGCAGCGtgaagaggagctgcagcagcaggtgcGCTCTCTGAGGCTGAAGGAGACGTCTCTGAACCGGACAAACACAGAGCTCAGCCACCGTGTCCAACAGCTGGACACTCGTCTGTCCATCCTGGAGGCTGAGCTGAACAAGACaagagaggag GCAAAAAACAGCCAGATGTCAAACCACAAACTGCATGAGGAGCTGGTGGCCAGTCAGCAGGAGCGTGaaaggctgcaggaggagctgcagcaggttctcCTGCAACTAGATGCCCACGTCAG GAagtacaacaacaaacagagtCAGCACAGGAGCAAGCTGCATCAGGCCAAGCAGATTTTTCTTAAAGCCACGGCTCAGAGGGACTCGACCATCCAGAAACTAGAGAACGACCTGCTGCTGGCCTCCAGTCTCTCCCACAAG GAGAAGGAGCGGATCAATACGGTGATGATGGAGAACgagaagctgctggaggaaaaaaggGAGCTGCTGCGGAAGATAAGCGAGGCAGAAGAAATGGGCAGCAAAGGCATGAGGACCGCCTCTACAGTCCAGCACAG GGTTAACGTCTTAGAGGTGGAAAACAGGCAGCTACAGGACAGAACCTTGAAGCTCTCCAACCAGGTCAGCTCCTTAGAACGAGCTCTGAGGAACGTCGAGTCCTTCTACAGTCTGGAG AATGCCAAGAAAGCGGTGACCTCGGATGGGCTCTCTGAGAGCTTCCTGCATGCGTCAACACTGAG TCTGACCTCAGGCTTCTGCGACCGCGCGGGCATCCTGGACACGATCTGTCGGGCCAAGGTGACCAAGCGTGTGATGCTGGACAGCACGAGCGCGGCGTCGGCCTCCACGCAGCAGCCGCCTGAGCAGGGGTACCTGAACCTCACATCCCCGATGGTTACCCCAATCTCCACGCGAGCCGCAGAGGAGAGCCCCAGCGAGAGCGGCCAGGTCTGA
- the ccdc30 gene encoding coiled-coil domain-containing protein 30 isoform X2, translating into MDHEQVRTELDQISKRLQENGVPPEASVEERQRHLWQQLLSGEAKLQSATQDLQTLRTQQANEMKEVESYVAHIRALLEERECLTAEYERDNEELRHELHQIKRQQDSQGKELAEMLAQEDLGEIGLSTPSEQVAYLLVERATLLERLEAAEGKLESQSLAGNLKDCDHQEHLRHVMGEDLRQQREDMQNTIDGTTKSPSQSPWKKLFGLRRSGQSKHNVAPAYSEDISRDRNERQRLERDLEEASRRLAMAHQDIRRLTNELDEAKNNNQNTSGCELQGTVQELENLKKEVDKLKHGDVMKLQQAKEQNDRLDAENRTLREKVHIVESEKRNLLDRLTKYDSAREDLRDKNSEPENSVPGQDKAQIHKRCQEAVEDGLVQVRELQRQLQRLRKEQEELEERNEELEALLGEAQNTSKEERHRHEGELEGLHRRIRSLEAELKKQDTQEKLLKNGEDVKPAESYLQLHLRDSTQERMALLDARLTEEKEWRKQLEMDLSAAQTALKKDKEALQIGERELKKLRLEVSGLQTECQQGKTLIKSLTQVKGEKAVLEEKVAQMERAHGRLQADLERCRDSNQTQIDFRENRFHSEQQQEHTDRLAAELSSLQTAHNALRDEMASERLKTAELQAELSSTVQQKLAAEGERERLELEVQRLNKLLLWHQEQLSSAKEALSRSQKPDLQTASTESRLSPVQNAKSEGLAQLSSSKKELNRLQNKLEEERQLASQHQMGLQAQLNEAQAHIKSQDSLLSQKTEEAKQMKQDVQRAQSLFTSAERELRYEKEKNTDLKRHNTLLEQEKLKLCAELKQTQVKLAQAEQKVQSQAAECERQQQKLRELELELARSSSRHGAAAGLQEELQAERVRLVAADKKVLELQQQLKNAQHQLRIEEARAGESSRLERDSRDLSDSLSSLRAQQQEEHITRKLLEQREEELQQQVRSLRLKETSLNRTNTELSHRVQQLDTRLSILEAELNKTREEAKNSQMSNHKLHEELVASQQERERLQEELQQVLLQLDAHVRKYNNKQSQHRSKLHQAKQIFLKATAQRDSTIQKLENDLLLASSLSHKEKERINTVMMENEKLLEEKRELLRKISEAEEMGSKGMRTASTVQHRVNVLEVENRQLQDRTLKLSNQVSSLERALRNVESFYSLENAKKAVTSDGLSESFLHASTLSLTSGFCDRAGILDTICRAKVTKRVMLDSTSAASASTQQPPEQGYLNLTSPMVTPISTRAAEESPSESGQV; encoded by the exons ATGGATCATGAACAG GTTAGGACGGAGCTGGACCAGATTTCGAAGCGGCTTCAGGAGAATGGTGTGCCTCCAGAGGCGAGCGTGGAGGAGCGGCAGCGACATCTGTGGCAACAGCTGCTCAGCGGCGAGGCGAAGCTTCAGTCAGCCACGCAGGACCTGCAGACTCTCCGCACCCAGCAGGCCAACGAAATGAAGGAG GTGGAAAGCTATGTTGCACATATCCGTGCGCTGCTGGAGGAGCGTGAGTGTCTGACTGCAGAGTATGAGAGAGACAACGAAGAGCTGCGACACGAACTTCACCAGATCAAACGTCAACAAG actcTCAGGGTAAGGAGCTGGCTGAAATGTTGGCTCAGGAGGACCTGGGGGAGATCGGTCTGAGCACCCCCAGCGAGCAGGTGGCTTACCTGCTGGTGGAAAGAGCTACCCTGTTGGAGCGGCTGGAGGCTGCGGAGGGGAAACTGGAAAGCCAGAGCCTCGCTGGTAACTTGAAGGACTGCGACcaccag GAGCACCTCCGCCACGTGATGGGAGAGGACCTAcggcagcagagagaggacatgcaGAACACCATAGACGGCACGACAAAG TCTCCGTCCCAGAGTCCATGGAAGAAGCTGTTTGGTCTGCGCAGGTCTGGTCAGAGCAAACACAATGTGGCTCCT GCCTACAGCGAGGACATTTCCAGGGATCGAAATGAGCGGCAGCGGCTGGAGCGAGACCTGgaggaggcgtccaggaggctgGCGATGGCTCATCAGGATATCCGCAGACTCACCAACGAGTTGGATGAagccaaaaacaacaatcaaaacaCTAGTG GATGTGAGCTTCAGGGAACAGTCCAAGAATTGGAGAACCTGAAGAAGGAAGTGGACAAACTGAAACACGGCG ATGTGATGAAGCTGCAGCAAGCCAAAGAGCAAAATGACCGCCTGGATGCTGAGAACAGGACTCTCCGCGAGAAAGTTCACATCGTAGAGTCAGAGAAAAGAAATCTCCTGGATCGG ctgACAAAATATGATTCGGCCAGAGAGGATCTGAGGGACAAGAACAGTGAACCGGAAAACAGTGTGCCAGGCCAGGACAAGGCTCAGATCCACAAACG GTGTCAGGAGGCAGTGGAAGATGGACTGGTTCAGGTGAGAGAGCTGCAACGGCAGCTCCAGCGGCTGCggaaggagcaggaggagctggaggaaagGAATGAGGAGCTGGAGGCCCTGCTGGGGGAGGCTCAAAATACCAGCAAGGAGGAGAGGCACCGTCATGAGGGAGAACTGGAGGGACTGCACAGAAGG ATCAGAAGCCtggaggcagagctgaaaaagCAGGACACCCAAGAAAAACTGTTGAAGAATGGCGAGGACGTTAAACCCGCCGAGTCCTACTTGCAGTTG CACCTCAGGGACAGCACCCAGGAAAGAATGGCTCTGCTGGATGCCCGCCTGACTGAGGAGAAGGAGTggaggaaacagctggagatggACCTCAGTGCTGCTCAGACTGCActcaaaaaggacaaagaa GCTTTGCAGATCGGTGAGCGGGAGCTAAAGAAACTCAGACTTGAGGTCAGCGGCCTTCAGACCGAATGCCAGCAGGGGAAAACGCTCATTAAAAGCCTGACTCAAGTAAAGggagaaaaagcagttttagaaGAAAAG GTGGCCCAGATGGAGCGCGCCCACGGCAGGCTCCAGGCCGACCTGGAGCGCTGCAGAGACAGTAACCAGACGCAGATAGACTTCAGGGAAAACAGGTTCCActctgagcagcagcaggaacacaCTGACCGCCTGGCAGCTGAACTCAGCAGCCTCCAGACGGCACACAACGCTCTGAG GGATGAGATGGCCTCAGAACGACTGAAGACGGCTGAACTTCAAGCCGAGCTGAGCTCCACCGTTCAGCAGAAGCTAGCAGCTGAAGGGGAAAGGGAGAGACTGGAGCTCGAGGTGCAGCGTCTTAATAAGCTGCTTCTGTGGCATCAGGAGCAGCTCTCCTCTGCGAAGGAAGCCCTGAGTCGCAGCCAGAAGCCAGATCTGCAAACGGCCAGCACCGAATCAAGGCTCAGTCCTGTGCAGAACGCCAAGTCTGAGGGTTTGGCTCAG CTTTCATCTTCGAAGAAAGAGCTGAATCGTCTTCAGAAtaagctggaggaggagcggcAGCTGGCCTCTCAGCATCAAATGGGGCTTCAGGCTCAGCTTAATGAAGCCCAGGCACATATCAAG TCCCAAGATTCACTGCTGAGCCAAAAGACAGAAGAGGCGAAACAGATGAAACAGGACGTGCAGAGGGCTCAGAGCCTGTTTACTTCAGCTGAGAGAGAGCTGCGCTACGAGAAGGAGAAGAACACGGATCTGAAGAGACACAACACGCTGCTGGAGCAGGAAAAACTCAAA CTTTGTGCAGAACTGAAGCAGACCCAGGTGAAGCTGGCCCAGGCGGAGCAGAAAGTCCAAAGCCAGGCCGCTGAGTGCGAacggcagcagcagaaactcagagagctggagctggagctggcaCGCAGCAGCTCGCGCCACGGCGCCGCCGCCGGCCTGCAGGAGGAGTTACAGGCAGAGAGGGTACGCCTCGTCGCCGCTGACAAGAAG GtgttggagctgcagcagcagctgaagaatGCCCAGCACCAGCTGCGGATAGAGGAAGCTCGGGCCGGCGAGAGCAGCCGGCTGGAGAGGGACAGCAGGGACCTGTCCGACAGCTTGTCTTCGCTGAGAGcccagcagcaggaggagcacaTCACCAG GAAGCTGTTAGAGCAGCGtgaagaggagctgcagcagcaggtgcGCTCTCTGAGGCTGAAGGAGACGTCTCTGAACCGGACAAACACAGAGCTCAGCCACCGTGTCCAACAGCTGGACACTCGTCTGTCCATCCTGGAGGCTGAGCTGAACAAGACaagagaggag GCAAAAAACAGCCAGATGTCAAACCACAAACTGCATGAGGAGCTGGTGGCCAGTCAGCAGGAGCGTGaaaggctgcaggaggagctgcagcaggttctcCTGCAACTAGATGCCCACGTCAG GAagtacaacaacaaacagagtCAGCACAGGAGCAAGCTGCATCAGGCCAAGCAGATTTTTCTTAAAGCCACGGCTCAGAGGGACTCGACCATCCAGAAACTAGAGAACGACCTGCTGCTGGCCTCCAGTCTCTCCCACAAG GAGAAGGAGCGGATCAATACGGTGATGATGGAGAACgagaagctgctggaggaaaaaaggGAGCTGCTGCGGAAGATAAGCGAGGCAGAAGAAATGGGCAGCAAAGGCATGAGGACCGCCTCTACAGTCCAGCACAG GGTTAACGTCTTAGAGGTGGAAAACAGGCAGCTACAGGACAGAACCTTGAAGCTCTCCAACCAGGTCAGCTCCTTAGAACGAGCTCTGAGGAACGTCGAGTCCTTCTACAGTCTGGAG AATGCCAAGAAAGCGGTGACCTCGGATGGGCTCTCTGAGAGCTTCCTGCATGCGTCAACACTGAG TCTGACCTCAGGCTTCTGCGACCGCGCGGGCATCCTGGACACGATCTGTCGGGCCAAGGTGACCAAGCGTGTGATGCTGGACAGCACGAGCGCGGCGTCGGCCTCCACGCAGCAGCCGCCTGAGCAGGGGTACCTGAACCTCACATCCCCGATGGTTACCCCAATCTCCACGCGAGCCGCAGAGGAGAGCCCCAGCGAGAGCGGCCAGGTCTGA